A section of the Leptospira barantonii genome encodes:
- a CDS encoding STAS domain-containing protein, translated as MKIKVTTKNDVHIIKIEGPIKAGNEFELGQKIEEYISKGDVPKFIIDLKKVPFINSAGLGMFLNIYKHIDGLKGRMVFTNLNSDIENLMEITKLASIFEIYKTLEEALESFEY; from the coding sequence ATGAAAATCAAAGTCACCACTAAAAACGACGTCCACATCATCAAGATTGAAGGGCCGATAAAAGCGGGAAATGAGTTCGAGTTAGGTCAAAAAATCGAAGAGTACATTTCCAAAGGTGACGTTCCGAAATTTATCATCGATTTGAAAAAAGTTCCCTTTATCAACTCCGCCGGACTCGGTATGTTCCTCAATATCTACAAACATATCGACGGCTTAAAAGGAAGAATGGTTTTTACCAACTTGAATTCCGACATAGAGAACTTAATGGAGATTACAAAACTCGCCAGCATCTTCGAGATCTACAAGACGTTGGAAGAGGCACTTGAATCTTTCGAATACTGA
- a CDS encoding glycosyltransferase family 2 protein: MAERPPLLSVVIPIYNEEKTIPELTRRLAILQDLLSSEHSFKKDDLEVLFVNDGSRDESFSVLKKFCSQTNGYKLVNLSRNYGHQTAITAGIDTALGDAVVVMDGDLQDPPEFVSDLYAKLHEGYDVVYAKRKKRPGESWFKLLTAHVFYRILKKITRFDIPIDTGDFRIMSRRVTNVLCSMREQHRYIRGLISWIGFKQTGLEYEREERFEGVTKFSVGKMLKFALDGITSFSSAPLKLSSYLGFFTAFGGAIYALYVIYLRIFTSETITGWSSMMIVVLILGGTQLLALGMIGEYLSRVNDESKSRPLYVIEDVYSSVSKKQKSTTAKKKS; encoded by the coding sequence ATGGCCGAAAGACCTCCTCTCCTTTCCGTAGTCATCCCCATCTACAACGAAGAAAAAACCATTCCCGAACTTACGAGAAGACTCGCGATTTTGCAAGATCTCTTAAGCTCCGAACATTCCTTTAAAAAGGACGACTTAGAAGTTCTTTTCGTAAACGACGGATCGAGAGACGAAAGTTTTTCGGTACTCAAAAAATTCTGTTCTCAGACGAACGGATATAAACTCGTCAACCTTTCCAGAAATTACGGACATCAGACCGCAATCACGGCGGGAATCGACACGGCTCTCGGAGACGCGGTCGTCGTGATGGACGGAGATCTTCAAGATCCTCCCGAATTCGTAAGCGATCTTTACGCAAAACTGCACGAAGGATACGACGTCGTTTATGCGAAACGAAAAAAAAGACCCGGAGAATCCTGGTTCAAACTTTTAACCGCTCACGTATTTTACAGAATTCTAAAGAAGATCACCCGCTTCGACATTCCGATCGACACGGGAGATTTTAGAATCATGAGCAGAAGAGTCACGAACGTTCTTTGTTCCATGCGGGAACAACACCGTTACATCCGAGGTTTGATTTCCTGGATCGGTTTTAAACAAACCGGGCTCGAATACGAAAGGGAAGAACGTTTCGAAGGTGTGACCAAGTTCTCCGTCGGAAAGATGCTCAAATTCGCGTTAGACGGAATCACTTCCTTCTCCTCGGCTCCGCTCAAACTTTCCTCTTATCTCGGATTTTTCACCGCGTTCGGCGGGGCAATCTACGCGTTATACGTCATTTATCTGAGAATTTTCACCTCCGAAACGATCACCGGCTGGAGTTCGATGATGATCGTAGTGCTCATATTAGGCGGAACTCAACTTCTCGCGCTCGGAATGATCGGAGAATATTTGAGCCGAGTGAACGACGAATCCAAAAGCAGACCGCTTTACGTGATCGAGGACGTTTATTCCTCCGTTTCGAAAAAACAAAAATCGACGACCGCAAAGAAAAAATCATAA
- a CDS encoding sensor histidine kinase, translating into MTLFSSNMQPSWIIPSILFALTTVIILNLVYLFLYWTEKHKFLLFWFLSWFFQLVFLSGNLFRAAVEENAWISVLIHSSDVTRAFFLLMGTFLFAKKAFPKTIYWIFPIGIFWTVLEEIYFPGSDLASAPIYIIVGGAHIYSGLILLKLPSTHYKGTLIGGWNFVLWGIHIIDYPLLRPVPELAVFGFLLGGLFRLTSAISILIIYFEWSREAEIRLDSLYKKIIDTSQEGIWILDREGNTTFANHKIGELYGVDPDKMVGRNILDIVEPERRKAVADRLEARKKGITEISEYNFVNAKGEQKYAIASANPLYDDQGNYDGALAMIVDITSLKIVEEKLRESERQISTIISNISGIVYRCKNDPPHWTMEYISEGCLQLTGYTSSDFVDKKILDFGDIILEEDQEEVATGVSSSVESRAPYQITYRIRKKDGSIQWCFEQGIGVFGADGTLQGLEGVIIDYSLPKQAEELISNSLREKELLLREIHHRVKNYMQVLSSLIGLQSEYSQDPNAKKVLEDSQNRIASMAMIHETLYSKSVESQTFLPDYIRKLISNLMRFFGYDDQELQIDIYCDSIVLNQSILIPLGLILNELITNSMKHAFPKIRGLKKLSVSFKLDEKNYSRLEVTDNGPGKFPNSQPKKDSLGTELVQLLTHQLKGTLQESTNAEGFTTTVSLPPTIQK; encoded by the coding sequence ATGACCTTGTTCTCAAGTAACATGCAACCGTCTTGGATTATCCCTTCCATTCTTTTCGCATTAACGACGGTCATCATTCTAAACCTAGTCTATTTGTTTCTCTACTGGACGGAAAAACATAAGTTCCTTCTCTTCTGGTTTCTTTCCTGGTTTTTCCAATTGGTTTTCCTTTCGGGAAATTTATTCCGAGCGGCTGTCGAAGAAAACGCGTGGATTTCCGTTCTCATCCATTCTTCGGACGTGACACGCGCGTTCTTTTTACTCATGGGAACCTTTCTATTCGCCAAGAAAGCATTTCCAAAAACGATCTATTGGATTTTTCCGATCGGAATTTTTTGGACGGTTCTGGAAGAAATTTATTTCCCAGGTTCGGACCTTGCCTCGGCTCCGATTTATATCATCGTCGGCGGGGCCCATATCTATTCCGGTTTGATTCTTCTCAAACTCCCTTCGACTCATTATAAGGGAACCTTAATCGGAGGTTGGAACTTCGTTCTTTGGGGAATTCATATCATCGACTATCCGCTTTTGAGACCGGTCCCCGAACTTGCGGTGTTCGGTTTTTTACTCGGGGGTCTGTTTCGTCTAACGAGTGCTATTTCAATTTTGATCATATACTTCGAATGGTCCCGCGAAGCAGAGATCAGACTCGATTCCTTATATAAAAAAATCATCGACACTTCCCAGGAAGGAATTTGGATTTTGGATCGGGAGGGAAACACCACCTTTGCCAATCACAAAATCGGAGAGTTATACGGAGTCGATCCGGACAAGATGGTCGGCCGAAACATCCTGGATATCGTAGAACCGGAACGAAGAAAGGCGGTGGCCGATCGTTTGGAAGCGAGAAAAAAGGGAATCACCGAAATTTCGGAATACAATTTCGTAAACGCAAAAGGCGAACAGAAATACGCGATCGCATCCGCCAACCCGCTCTACGACGATCAGGGAAATTACGACGGCGCGCTCGCGATGATCGTAGATATAACGTCTCTCAAAATCGTCGAGGAAAAACTCAGGGAAAGCGAAAGACAGATTTCGACGATCATCAGCAATATATCGGGAATCGTATATCGTTGTAAAAACGATCCGCCTCATTGGACGATGGAATACATCAGCGAAGGTTGTCTTCAACTCACCGGATATACGTCGTCGGATTTTGTGGATAAAAAAATATTAGATTTCGGTGATATAATCCTGGAAGAAGATCAGGAAGAGGTGGCAACGGGGGTTTCCTCTTCCGTGGAATCCCGGGCTCCGTATCAAATCACGTATAGAATCCGAAAGAAGGACGGAAGCATTCAGTGGTGTTTCGAACAAGGGATCGGCGTTTTCGGGGCGGACGGAACACTTCAGGGTTTGGAAGGTGTGATCATAGACTACTCCCTTCCGAAACAAGCGGAAGAATTGATCAGCAATTCTCTCCGTGAAAAGGAACTTCTACTTCGGGAAATCCACCATAGAGTGAAAAACTATATGCAGGTTTTATCAAGTCTCATCGGTTTACAATCCGAGTATTCCCAAGATCCGAACGCGAAGAAGGTATTGGAAGACAGCCAAAATCGAATCGCCTCGATGGCGATGATTCACGAAACCTTATATTCAAAAAGTGTGGAGAGCCAGACCTTTCTACCCGATTATATCCGAAAATTGATCTCGAATCTGATGCGTTTTTTCGGATACGACGACCAGGAACTTCAGATCGATATCTATTGCGATTCGATCGTTCTCAACCAATCGATCCTGATCCCTCTCGGTTTAATACTCAACGAACTCATCACGAACTCGATGAAACACGCCTTCCCCAAAATTAGAGGTTTGAAAAAACTCAGCGTAAGTTTTAAACTGGACGAAAAGAATTATTCGCGTCTCGAAGTGACCGATAACGGTCCGGGGAAGTTTCCGAATTCTCAACCGAAAAAGGATTCCTTAGGAACCGAACTCGTACAATTGCTTACACATCAATTAAAAGGAACCTTGCAGGAATCCACGAACGCGGAAGGTTTTACGACGACCGTTTCCCTTCCTCCTACGATTCAAAAATGA
- a CDS encoding sterol desaturase family protein, translated as MEELLSKVGYSGFFGIVWGTLLLRYLLFAGTAFLIVWILLGKKLSHKLIQGKKPEREKILHEVKYSLITFVIFALSGIFTAWSQVNGYNLIYDNVSDYGIGYLIFSVFALILLHDTYFYWTHRMMHHKLLFKSFHLVHHKSTNPSPWAAFSFHPLEAIVESGIIPLASVILPLHQGAMIVFFIYMTSLNVLGHLSYELFPSWFLRSKFTNWHNTTTHHNMHHKYFNCNYSLYFNFWDKVMGTNHEKYRETFEEIASRTSDSSGSTLEKLNSEKTVAA; from the coding sequence ATGGAAGAATTGCTTTCTAAGGTCGGTTACTCCGGCTTTTTCGGAATCGTCTGGGGAACCCTGTTGTTACGTTATCTGCTCTTTGCCGGAACCGCGTTCCTGATCGTTTGGATTCTCCTCGGTAAAAAACTTTCCCACAAACTGATTCAGGGTAAAAAACCGGAAAGGGAAAAAATTCTACACGAAGTCAAATACTCGCTGATTACGTTTGTGATCTTCGCGCTTTCGGGAATATTCACGGCTTGGTCTCAAGTAAACGGATACAATTTGATTTATGACAACGTTTCCGATTACGGGATCGGTTATCTGATCTTCAGCGTCTTCGCGTTGATCCTTCTTCACGACACGTATTTTTATTGGACACATCGGATGATGCACCACAAACTTCTGTTTAAAAGTTTCCATTTGGTCCATCACAAGTCCACCAATCCTTCTCCTTGGGCCGCGTTTTCCTTTCATCCCCTGGAGGCGATCGTGGAATCCGGAATCATTCCGCTCGCTTCGGTGATTCTTCCCTTACATCAGGGAGCGATGATCGTATTCTTTATTTATATGACTTCGCTTAACGTTTTGGGTCATCTTTCCTACGAACTTTTTCCTTCCTGGTTTTTGAGAAGCAAGTTCACGAATTGGCATAACACGACCACACATCACAACATGCATCATAAGTATTTCAACTGCAACTATTCCCTCTATTTCAATTTTTGGGATAAGGTTATGGGAACGAATCACGAGAAATATAGGGAAACTTTCGAGGAGATCGCTTCGAGAACATCGGACAGTTCCGGATCTACATTAGAAAAGTTGAATTCGGAAAAAACGGTCGCGGCTTAA
- a CDS encoding AraC family transcriptional regulator, with protein MISEITNILHFFSIGGLVSLFIFFIARYWYDIRGRIAVCFILTILAYLILNLDVDVKIPFIARNVLFLCLLALPFFYWLITLAAFDDHFEIKTWFWFLLAGKLIISAVVTYPELGQISLRGPVESERILSQILLPSIFSLGFVLTAIVQTYIGRTDDLVESRRTLRQIHILISGTVIALNIFSHLFLRGKELSEILDLINGILAWGLILAFHFLMFELKEGLIQKREGAVEEEKTPPVDPVLQKKLIDAFEKEKMYRSEGLTIRSLAEELQVHEYKLRRLINGNLGFRNFNDFLNRYRIQEACEILLNSDKDEIPVIRIAMDLGYQSLGPFNRAFKELTSYTPTEYRKNRVEPKINLNDFEKSKLK; from the coding sequence GTGATTAGCGAAATTACGAATATTCTCCATTTCTTTTCCATCGGCGGACTCGTTTCGCTTTTCATTTTTTTTATAGCGCGTTATTGGTATGATATTCGAGGAAGAATCGCGGTATGTTTTATACTGACCATTCTTGCTTACCTGATCTTAAACTTGGACGTGGACGTAAAAATTCCGTTTATCGCCCGCAACGTTCTTTTTTTATGCCTCTTGGCTCTTCCGTTTTTTTATTGGCTGATCACCTTAGCGGCGTTTGACGATCATTTCGAAATCAAAACTTGGTTTTGGTTTTTATTGGCCGGCAAGTTGATCATCTCTGCGGTTGTCACTTATCCCGAACTCGGACAAATTTCGCTTCGTGGTCCGGTGGAATCGGAAAGAATTCTTTCCCAAATTTTATTACCATCCATCTTCTCGCTCGGTTTTGTTTTGACCGCGATCGTACAAACGTATATCGGAAGAACGGACGATCTCGTCGAATCCAGAAGAACACTCAGACAAATTCACATTCTCATTTCCGGAACTGTGATTGCGCTTAACATTTTTTCGCACCTATTTTTACGCGGAAAAGAATTATCCGAAATACTGGATCTGATCAACGGAATTCTGGCTTGGGGACTGATCCTTGCGTTTCACTTTCTGATGTTCGAGTTGAAGGAAGGTCTGATTCAAAAAAGGGAAGGTGCGGTCGAAGAGGAGAAAACTCCTCCGGTCGATCCGGTTCTTCAGAAAAAGCTCATAGACGCTTTTGAAAAGGAGAAGATGTATCGTTCGGAAGGTCTTACGATTCGAAGCCTCGCGGAAGAACTTCAGGTGCACGAATACAAACTCAGAAGGTTGATCAACGGCAATCTGGGTTTCCGAAATTTTAACGATTTTTTAAACCGATATAGAATTCAGGAAGCCTGCGAAATTTTATTGAATTCCGACAAGGACGAGATCCCCGTGATTCGAATCGCGATGGACTTGGGGTATCAATCCCTCGGACCTTTCAACCGTGCTTTTAAGGAACTTACATCCTATACGCCGACAGAGTACAGAAAAAATCGCGTGGAACCGAAAATTAACCTGAACGATTTTGAAAAGAGCAAGCTTAAATGA
- the purB gene encoding adenylosuccinate lyase: MIDRYSNPEISKIWELENKFEIWKEIEILACEIRMKRGEVPAEDFQEIKSKAKFKVDEILEIESKVHHDVIAFLTNMNSYIGPAGRHVHYGLTSSDIGDTALCVQMVQAMDLILKKTDALIVAVREKAIQYRDLPCIGRSHGIHAEPMTLGLKFALFFEELNRNRKRMADAREEIAVGKLSGAVGTYSNIDPEIEAYVCEKMGLRVDPIATQVVSRDRHAFYLSVLGVTASSLDRMATEIRLLQKTEGREVEEPFSAGQKGSSAMPHKRNPVICERISGLSRVIRANVNVGLQDVALWHERDISHSSAERVVLPDSTIGLEYILDKMLFVIKNIHVYPDAIERTLGVTRGLIFSQKVLLALIEKGKIVREDAYLIVQEHAMAVWANQSETLKTRLEKDERVNKVLTQKDLDDIFKIEPYLEKVGLIYKRLGLE, from the coding sequence ATGATCGATCGTTATTCCAATCCTGAAATTTCCAAAATCTGGGAATTAGAGAACAAATTCGAAATTTGGAAAGAAATAGAAATTCTTGCCTGCGAAATCCGAATGAAACGCGGAGAAGTTCCGGCCGAGGATTTTCAAGAGATCAAATCGAAAGCTAAGTTCAAGGTGGATGAGATTCTCGAAATCGAAAGCAAGGTCCATCACGACGTGATCGCGTTTTTGACGAACATGAATTCCTACATCGGACCCGCAGGAAGACACGTTCACTACGGACTTACGTCATCCGACATCGGAGACACGGCGCTCTGCGTTCAAATGGTTCAGGCAATGGATCTGATCCTTAAAAAAACGGACGCGCTCATCGTAGCGGTTCGCGAAAAGGCGATCCAATACAGAGACCTACCTTGTATCGGAAGATCCCACGGAATCCACGCAGAGCCGATGACGCTCGGTCTCAAGTTCGCATTATTTTTTGAAGAATTAAACCGAAATAGAAAAAGAATGGCAGACGCTCGCGAAGAGATCGCCGTCGGAAAACTTTCGGGCGCCGTCGGAACCTATTCCAACATCGATCCGGAAATCGAAGCTTACGTGTGCGAGAAGATGGGGCTTAGAGTGGACCCGATCGCGACTCAAGTAGTATCGAGAGATCGCCACGCATTTTATCTTTCCGTTCTCGGGGTCACCGCTTCTTCCTTGGATAGAATGGCGACGGAGATCCGACTTCTGCAAAAGACGGAAGGAAGAGAAGTGGAAGAACCGTTCTCGGCCGGACAAAAAGGATCTTCCGCTATGCCTCATAAAAGAAACCCGGTAATCTGCGAAAGAATCTCCGGTCTTTCCAGAGTGATTCGCGCCAACGTAAACGTCGGGTTGCAGGACGTCGCGCTTTGGCACGAAAGAGATATCTCACATTCTTCCGCGGAAAGGGTTGTACTTCCGGATTCGACGATCGGACTCGAATATATATTGGATAAGATGTTGTTCGTGATTAAGAATATTCACGTATATCCGGACGCGATCGAAAGGACGTTAGGCGTCACACGAGGTCTGATCTTTTCTCAAAAGGTTCTTCTCGCTTTGATCGAAAAAGGAAAAATCGTAAGAGAAGACGCATATCTGATCGTTCAAGAACACGCGATGGCGGTATGGGCGAATCAATCCGAAACTCTCAAAACAAGACTGGAAAAAGACGAAAGGGTCAACAAGGTTCTTACACAAAAGGACCTGGACGATATATTCAAAATAGAACCGTATCTTGAAAAAGTGGGACTGATCTACAAACGACTGGGCCTCGAATAG